A genomic window from Sebastes fasciatus isolate fSebFas1 chromosome 7, fSebFas1.pri, whole genome shotgun sequence includes:
- the LOC141770782 gene encoding extracellular calcium-sensing receptor-like produces the protein MDGDYVIGGVLSIHHYMHTVKHNYTTMPEPLRCKGSIDSRELRFSRAMVFAIEEINNSTEMLPGIKLGYQIYDSCASVPVAVHVAFQLTSGLDPVFYTGDNCSQSGMVMAIVGESGSTPSISMSRIIGPFNIPQVSHFATCACLSDKQQYPSFFRTIPSDQFQADALAKLVKHFGWTWIGAVRSDSDYGNNGMASFLDAAHKEGICVEYSESFYRTNPRSRIQRVADVIRRSTAMVIVAFTTSGDLMILLEELSLEPSPPRQWIGTESWVTDPDMLRFKFCAGAVGFGTEQSVIPGLRDFLLDLSPPKVAASPVLTEFWEDTFNCRLGTSADTDKSVCDGTEDIETIQSPYTDTSQLRITNMVYKAVYAIAHAIHNAVCQETNSITQCDKFARIESKKVLTQLKKVSFSQNGYDVSFDANGDPVATYELVNWQKSESGSIEMVTVGHYNASLPVGQEFRINRNLTWVKGGTQVPVSVCTDSCPPGTRKVLQKGKPICCYDCILCPEGEISNATDSPDCFPCPKEFWPNAERDTCFPKPVEFLSFNEVLGIILAAFSVGGACLAIITGAVFYHHRTSPIVRANNSELSFLLLFSLTLCFLCSLTFIGAPSEWSCMLRHTAFGITFVLCMSCVLGKTIVVLMAFKATLPGSNVMKWFGPPQQRMTVVSFTFIQVLICTIWLVLSPPFPMKNLTTYKERIILECALGSAIGFWAVLGYIGLLAFFCFVLAVLARKLPDNFNEAKLITFSMLIFCAVWITFIPAYVSSPGKFTVAVEIFAILASSFGLILCIFAPKCFIILFKPEKNTKKHLMNKNLC, from the exons ATGGATGGTGACTACGTTATTGGTGGTGTTTTGTCCATACACCACTACATGCACACAGTGAAGCATAACTACACCACCATGCCTGAGCCACTAAGGTGCAAAGGGAG CATTGACTCCCGTGAACTGCGCTTCTCACGTGCAATGGTCTTCGCCATCGAGGAGATTAACAACAGCACCGAGATGCTGCCGGGCATCAAGCTCGGTTATCAGATCTACGACTCATGCGCCTCGGTGCCCGTGGCAGTGCACGTGGCATTCCAGCTAACAAGCGGCCTGGACCCGGTGTTTTACACTGGAGACAACTGCTCGCAATCTGGTATGGTGATGGCTATCGTTGGTGAGTCTGGGTCCACGCCCTCCATCAGCATGTCGCGCATCATCGGGCCCTTTAACATCCCTCAA GTGAGCCACTTTGCCACTTGTGCATGCCTGTCCGATAAACAGCAGTACCCGAGTTTCTTCAGAACAATCCCCAGTGACCAGTTCCAGGCTGACGCGCTGGCCAAGCTGGTAAAACACTTTGGCTGGACTTGGATAGGTGCTGTCCGGTCGGATTCGGACTATGGCAACAATGGCATGGCGTCTTTCCTGGACGCAGCGCACAAAGAGGGGATCTGTGTGGAGTACTCTGAATCTTTCTATCGGACCAATCCACGTAGCAGGATCCAGAGGGTAGCTGACGTTATCCGCAG GTCGACAGCTATGGTCATTGTGGCGTTTACAACCTCTGGAGACCTGATGATTCTGCTGGAGGAGCTGTCGCTCGAGCCTTCTCCACCTCGCCAGTGGATAGGCACAGAGTCCTGGGTAACCGACCCAGACATGCTGAGGTTCAAGTTCTGTGCCGGAGCCGTTGGATTTGGTACTGAGCAATCTGTCATCCCAGGTCTGAGAGACTTCCTGCTGGATCTCTCTCCCCCTAAAGTGGCTGCCTCTCCGGTGCTTACTGAGTTCTGGGAGGATACATTCAACTGCAGGCTGGGAACAA gtGCAGACACAGACAAGAGTGTCTGTGATGGAACTGAAGACATAGAGACGATCCAGAGCCCGTACACTGACACATCTCAGCTGAGAATCACTAACATGGTGTACAAGGCTGTTTATGCAATAGCACATGCCATTCATAATGCAGTGTGTCAGGAAACCAATTCTATAACTCAGTGTGACAAATTTGCCAGGATAGAGTCCAAAAAG GTTCTGACGCAGCTGAAGAAAGTCAGTTTTTCCCAAAATGGTTATGATGTGTCATTTGATGCCAACGGGGATCCTGTGGCCACATACGAGCTGGTTAATTGGCAAAAAAGTGAGAGTGGCAGCATTGAGATGGTGACAGTAGGGCACTACAATGCATCACTACCGGTCGGCCAGGAGTTCCGTATAAACAGGAACCTCACCTGGGTGAAGGGTGGCACACAA GTGCCTGTGTCAGTGTGCACTGACAGCTGTCCTCCTGGAACTCGTAAAGTGTTGCAGAAAGGAAAGCCCATCTGCTGTTATGATTGTATATTGTGCCCTGAGGGAGAGATTAGCAATGCTACAG attcccCTGATTGTTTCCCTTGCCCCAAGGAGTTCTGGCCTaatgcagagagagacacatgTTTCCCCAAGCCTGTAGAGTTTCTTTCCTTCAACGAGGTCCTAGGAATCATCTTGGCTGCATTCTCAGTCGGTGGCGCCTGTCTTGCCATTATAACAGGGGCTGTGTTTTATCATCACAGGACATCCCCGATTGTCAGGGCCAACAACTCTGAGCtgagcttcctgctgctcttctccctgACTCTTTGTTTCTTATGTTCATTAACTTTCATTGGAGCACCCTCTGAGTGGTCCTGCATGCTGCGTCACACAGCGTTCGGGATCACCTTCGTCCTCTGTATGTCTTGTGTTCTTGGAAAAACAATAGTAGTGTTAATGGCCTTCAAAGCTACACTCCCAGGTAGTAATGTCATGAAATGGTTTGGTCCTCCACAGCAAAGAATGACTGTAGTGTCTTTCACGTTCATTCAAGTTTTAATATGTACTATTTGGTTGGTTCTTAGTCCTCCTTTTCCAATGAAAAACCTAACCACATACAAGGAGAGAATCATCCTAGAGTGTGCATTAGGCTCAGCTATTGGGTTCTGGGCTGTGCTCGGGTACATCGGCCTACTGGCTTTCTTTTGCTTTGTGTTAGCTGTCCTAGCCCGGAAACTACCTGACAATTTTAATGAAGCCAAGCTGATCACCTTCAGCATGCTGATATTCTGTGCAGTCTGGATCACCTTTATCCCAGCATATGTCAGCTCTCCTGGGAAGTTCACTGTGGCTGTGGAGATATTTGCCATTTTGGCCTCCAGTTTTGGACTAATACTGTGTATATTTGCTCCAAAGTGTTTCATAATTTTGTTTAAGCCAGAGAAGAACACCAAGAAACATTTAATGAACAAAAATTTATGCTAA
- the LOC141770947 gene encoding extracellular calcium-sensing receptor-like — translation MPEPPRCTGSINSRELRFSRAMVFAIEEINNSTELLPGIKLGYQIYDSCASVPVVVHVAFQLSSGLEPVFYTGDNCSQSGMVMAIVGESGSTPSISMSRIIGPFNIPQVSHFATCACLSDKQQYPSFFRTIPSDQFQADALAKLVKLFGWTWIGAVRSDSDYGNNGMASFLDAAHKEGICVEYSESFYRTHPRSRIQRVADVIRRSTAMVVVAFISAGDMRILLEELSLEPSPPRQWIGTESWVTHPDMLRFKFCAGAIGFGIGQSVIPGLRDFLLDLSPPKVAASPVFTEFWEDIFNCRLGKSAATDKSVCDGTEDIEMIQSPYTDTSQFRITNLVYKAVYAIAHAIHNAVCQEINSITQCDKLARIESKKVLTQLKKVHFSQNGYDVSFDANGDPVATYELVNWQKTESGSIELVTVGHYDASLPVGKEFRINRNLTWVEGGTQVPVSVCTDSCPPGTRKVLQKGKPICCYDCILCPEGEISNATDSPDCFPCPKEFWPNAERDTCLPKPVEFLSFNEVLGIILAAFSVGGACLAVITAAVFYRHRTSPIVRANNSELSFLLLFSLTLCFLCSLTFIGAPSEWSCMLRHTAFGITFVLCMSCVLGKTIVVLMAFRATLPGSNVMKWFGPPQQRLTVVSFTFIQVLICTIWLVLSPPFPMKNLTTYKERIILECALGSAIGFWAVLGYIGLLAVFCFVLAVLARKLPDNFNEAKLITFSMLIFCAVWITFIPAYISSPGKFTVAVEIFAILASSFGLILCIFAPKCFIILFKPEKNTKKHLMNKNEF, via the exons ATGCCTGAGCCACCAAGGTGCACAGGGAG CATAAACTCCCGTGAACTGCGCTTCTCACGTGCAATGGTCTTCGCCATCGAGGAGATTAATAACAGCACCGAGCTGCTGCCAGGCATCAAGCTCGGTTATCAGATCTACGACTCGTGCGCCTCGGTGCCCGTGGTGGTGCACGTGGCATTCCAGCTATCAAGCGGCCTGGAGCCGGTGTTTTACACCGGAGACAACTGCTCGCAATCTGGTATGGTGATGGCTATCGTTGGTGAGTCTGGGTCCACACCATCCATCAGCATGTCACGCATCATCGGGCCCTTTAACATCCCTCAA GTGAGCCACTTTGCCACTTGTGCATGCCTGTCTGATAAGCAGCAGTACCCGAGTTTCTTCAGAACAATCCCCAGTGACCAGTTCCAGGCTGACGCACTGGCCAAGCTGGTAAAACTCTTTGGCTGGACTTGGATAGGTGCTGTCCGGTCAGATTCGGACTATGGCAACAATGGCATGGCATCTTTCCTGGACGCAGCGCACAAAGAGGGGATCTGTGTGGAGTACTCTGAATCTTTCTATCGGACCCACCCACGTAGCAGGATCCAGAGGGTAGCTGACGTTATTCGCAG GTCGACAGCTATGGTCGTTGTGGCATTTATATCCGCTGGAGACATGAGGATTTTGCTGGAGGAGCTGTCGCTCGAGCCTTCTCCACCTCGCCAGTGGATAGGCACTGAGTCCTGGGTAACCCACCCAGACATGCTGAGGTTCAAGTTCTGTGCTGGAGCCATCGGATTTGGCATTGGACAATCTGTCATCCCAGGTCTGAGAGACTTCCTGCTGGATCTCTCTCCCCCTAAAGTGGCTGCCTCTCCGGTGTTTACTGAGTTCTGGGAGGATATATTCAACTGCAGACTGGGGAAAA gcGCAGCCACagacaagagtgtgtgtgatggaaCTGAAGACATAGAGATGATTCAGAGCCCGTACACTGACACATCTCAGTTCCGAATCACTAACTTGGTGTACAAGGCTGTTTATGCAATTGCACATGCCATTCATAATGCAGTGTGTCAGGAAATAAATTCTATAACTCAGTGTGACAAACTCGCCAGGATAGAGTCCAAAAAG GTTCTTACTCAGCTGAAGAAAGTGCATTTTTCCCAAAATGGGTATGATGTGTCATTTGATGCCAACGGGGATCCTGTGGCCACATACGAGCTGGTTAACTGGCAAAAAACTGAGAGTGGCAGCATTGAGTTGGTGACAGTAGGGCACTACGATGCATCACTGCCGGTGGGCAAGGAGTTCCGTATCAACAGGAACCTCACCTGGGTGGAGGGTGGCACACAA GTGCCTGTGTCAGTGTGCACTGACAGCTGTCCTCCAGGAACTCGTAAAGTGCTGCAAAAAGGAAAACCCATCTGCTGTTATGATTGTATATTGTGCCCTGAGGGAGAGATTAGCAATGCtacag attcccCTGATTGTTTCCCTTGCCCCAAGGAGTTCTGGCCTAATGCAGAGAGAGACACTTGTCTCCCCAAACCTGTAGAGTTTCTTTCCTTCAACGAGGTCCTAGGAATAATCCTGGCCGCATTCTCAGTTGGTGGCGCCTGTCTTGCCGTTATAACAGCGGCTGTGTTCTATCGTCACAGGACATCCCCGATTGTCAGGGCCAACAACTCTGAGCTGAGCTTCCTGCTTCTCTTCTCCCTGACTCTTTGTTTCTTATGTTCATTAACTTTCATTGGAGCACCCTCTGAGTGGTCCTGCATGCTGCGCCACACAGCGTTCGGGATCACCTTTGTCCTCTGTATGTCTTGTGTTCTCGGAAAAACAATAGTAGTGTTAATGGCCTTCAGAGCTACACTCCCAGGTAGTAATGTCATGAAATGGTTTGGTCCTCCGCAGCAAAGATTGACTGTAGTGTCTTTCACGTTTATTCAAGTTTTAATATGTACTATTTGGTTGGTTCTTAGTCCTCCTTTTCCAATGAAAAACCTAACCACATACAAGGAGAGAATCATCCTGGAGTGTGCATTAGGCTCAGCTATTGGGTTCTGGGCTGTGCTCGGGTACATCGGCCTACTGGCTGTGTTTTGCTTTGTGTTAGCTGTCCTAGCCCGGAAACTACCTGACAATTTTAATGAAGCCAAGCTGATCACCTTCAGCATGCTGATATTCTGTGCAGTTTGGATCACCTTTATCCCAGCGTATATCAGTTCTCCTGGGAAGTTCACTGTGGCTGTGGAGATATTTGCCATTCTGGCCTCAAGTTTTGGACTAATACTGTGTATATTTGCTCCAAAGTGTTTCATCATTTTGTTTAAGCCAGAGAAGAACACCAAGAAACATTTAATGAACAAAAATGAATTCTAA
- the LOC141770783 gene encoding extracellular calcium-sensing receptor-like codes for MPEPLRCKGSIKSRELRSSRAMVFAIEEINNSTELLPGIKLGYQIYDSCASVPVAVHVAFQLSSGLDPVFYTGDNCSQSGMVMAIVGESGSTPSISMSRIIGPFNIPQVSHFATCACLSDKQQYPSFFRTIPSDQFQADALAKLVKHFGWTWIGAVRSDSDYGNNGMASFLDAAHKEGICVEYSESFYRTNQRSRIQRVADVIRRSTATVVVAFSSAGDMRILLEELSLKHSPPRQWIGSEAWVTDPDLLRFSFCAGAIGFGIEQSVIPGLRDFLLDLSPPKMAASPVLTEFWEDTFNCRLGTSAASDKSVCDGTEDIETIQSPYTDTSQLRITNMVYKAVYAIAHAIHNAVCQETNYITQCDKFARIESKEVLTQMKKVNFSQNGYDVSFDANGDPVATYELVNWQKTESGSIEMVTVGHYDASLPVGQEFRINRNLTWVKGGTQVPVSVCTDSCPPGTRKVLQKGKPICCYDCILCPEGEISNATDSPDCFPCPKEFWPNAERDTCLPKPVEFLSFNEVLGIILTAFSVGGACLAIITAAVFYHHRTSPIVRANNSELSFLLLFSLTLCFLCSLTFIGAPSEWSCMLRHTAFGITFVLCMSCVLGKTIVVLMAFKATLPGSNVMKWFGPPQQRMTVVSFTFIQVSICTIWLVLSPPFPKKNLTTYKERIILECALGSAIGFWAVLGYIGLLAIFCFVLAVLARKLPDNFNEAKLITFSMLIFCAVWITFIPAYVSSPGKFTVAVEIFAILASSFGLILCIFAPKCFIILFKPEKNTKKHLMNKNQF; via the exons ATGCCTGAGCCACTAAGGTGCAAAGGAAG CATAAAGTCCCGTGAACTGCGCTCCTCACGTGCAATGGTCTTCGCCATCGAGGAGATTAACAACAGCACCGAGCTGCTGCCGGGCATCAAGCTCGGTTATCAGATATACGACTCCTGCGCCTCGGTGCCCGTGGCTGTGCACGTGGCATTCCAGCTTTCGAGCGGCCTGGACCCGGTGTTTTACACCGGCGACAACTGCTCGCAATCTGGTATGGTGATGGCTATCGTTGGTGAGTCTGGGTCCACGCCATCCATCAGCATGTCGCGCATCATCGGACCCTTCAACATCCCTCAA GTGAGCCACTTTGCCACTTGTGCATGCCTGTCCGATAAGCAACAGTACCCAAGTTTCTTCAGAACAATCCCCAGTGACCAGTTCCAGGCTGACGCGCTGGCCAAGCTGGTAAAACACTTTGGCTGGACTTGGATAGGTGCTGTCCGGTCAGATTCGGACTATGGCAACAATGGCATGGCGTCTTTCCTGGACGCAGCGCACAAAGAGGGGATCTGTGTGGAGTACTCTGAATCTTTCTATCGGACcaatcaacgtagcaggatcCAGAGGGTAGCTGACGTTATCCGCAG GTCAACTGCTACGGTCGTTGTGGCATTTTCATCCGCTGGAGACATGAGGATTCTGCTGGAGGAGCTGTCACTCAAGCATTCTCCACCTCGCCAGTGGATAGGCAGTGAGGCCTGGGTAACCGACCCAGACTTGCTGAGGTTTAGCTTCTGTGCTGGAGCCATCGGATTTGGCATTGAGCAATCTGTCATCCCAGGTCTGAGAGACTTCCTGCTGGATCTCTCTCCCCCTAAAATGGCTGCCTCTCCGGTGCTTACTGAGTTCTGGGAGGATACATTCAACTGCAGGCTGGGAACAA gcGCAGCCTCagacaagagtgtgtgtgatggaaCTGAAGACATAGAGACGATCCAGAGCCCGTACACTGACACATCTCAGCTCAGAATCACTAACATGGTGTACAAGGCTGTGTATGCAATAGCACATGCCATTCATAATGCAGTGTGTCAGGAAACAAATTATATAACTCAGTGTGACAAATTTGCCAGGATTGAGTCCAAAGAG GTTCTGACACAGATGAAGAAAGTCAATTTTTCCCAAAATGGTTATGATGTGTCATTTGATGCCAACGGGGATCCTGTGGCCACATACGAGCTGGTTAACTGGCAAAAAACTGAAAGTGGCAGCATTGAGATGGTGACAGTAGGGCACTACGATGCATCACTGCCGGTGGGCCAGGAGTTCCGTATAAACAGGAACCTCACCTGGGTGAAGGGTGGCACACAA GTGCCTGTGTCAGTGTGTACTGATAGCTGTCCTCCAGGAACTCGTAAAGTGCTGCAGAAAGGAAAACCCATCTGCTGTTATGACTGTATACTGTGTCCTGAGGGAGAGATTAGCAATGCtacag attcccCTGATTGTTTCCCTTGCCCCAAGGAGTTCTGGCCTaatgcagagagagacacatgCCTCCCCAAGCCTGTagagtttctttctttcaacGAGGTCCTGGGAATCATCCTGACTGCATTCTCAGTCGGTGGCGCCTGTCTTGCCATTATAACAGCGGCTGTGTTTTATCATCACAGGACATCCCCGATTGTCAGGGCCAACAACTCTGAGCtgagcttcctgctgctcttctccctgACTCTATGTTTCTTATGTTCATTAACTTTCATTGGAGCACCCTCTGAGTGGTCCTGCATGCTGCGCCACACAGCGTTTGGGATCACCTTCGTCCTCTGTATGTCTTGTGTTCTCGGAAAAACAATAGTGGTATTAATGGCCTTCAAAGCTACACTCCCAGGTAGTAATGTCATGAAATGGTTTGGTCCTCCACAGCAAAGAATGACTGTAGTATCTTTCACGTTCATTCAAGTTTCAATATGTACTATTTGGTTGGTTCTTAGTCCTCCTTTTCCAAAGAAAAACCTAACCACATACAAGGAGAGAATCATCCTAGAGTGTGCATTAGGCTCAGCTATTGGGTTCTGGGCTGTGCTCGGGTACATCGGCCTTCTGGCTATCTTTTGCTTTGTGTTAGCTGTCCTAGCCCGGAAACTACCTGACAATTTTAATGAAGCCAAGCTGATCACCTTCAGCATGCTGATATTCTGTGCAGTCTGGATCACCTTTATCCCAGCGTATGTCAGCTCTCCTGGGAAGTTCACTGTGGCTGTGGAGATATTTGCCATTTTGGCCTCCAGTTTTGGTCTAATACTGTGTATATTTGCTCCAAAGTGTTTCATCATTTTGTTTAAGCCAGAGAAGAACACCAAGAAACATTTAATGAacaaaaatcaattctaa